A stretch of Prunus dulcis chromosome 6, ALMONDv2, whole genome shotgun sequence DNA encodes these proteins:
- the LOC117630726 gene encoding mitogen-activated protein kinase kinase kinase 18 codes for MCIYIANGPFGSTKNKTHKISEMGKVNFHGCSQSLSQSHTVSWVRGKCIGKGSFGTVCIGVSKSDGQVFAAKSVDRAACLHGQLESLENEIRILRSLSSPHVVKYLGDDVSCDTTSSTASFRNLHMEYLPGGTVGADVDETTLRSRTWCVVSALRYVHSRGIVHCDVKGKNVLVGPALDQAKLADFGSAMVLSDHTCTGPIVPRGSPLWMAPEVINREYQGPESDVWSLGCTVIEMVTGKPAWEDRGVDTLARIGLSGGLPRFPNQLSETGRDFLEKCLMRDPKERWSCDQLLQHPFLASVSPNAVADSSPRCVLDWVNSEFGDDHEEDEEDCEASARERIGKLATNTGANWESDGWTAVRGTDCCKVEVEADGASSCEEGTSWEYSDVRAVDLECEKFGGCDSVERARNYYCDGGRCAAVGSSGWCGWKRECLAVERVGIRRSCGSLCNLCRSMLFLFLYSLVIFMNKLLIIFICYIVGFGS; via the coding sequence atgtgtatatatatagccaATGGCCCATTTGGGtcgaccaaaaacaaaacgcACAAAATTTCGGAGATGGGAAAAGTGAACTTTCATGGCTGCTCTCAATCTCTATCTCAATCCCACACGGTTTCTTGGGTAAGAGGGAAGTGTATAGGGAAGGGGTCCTTTGGCACTGTGTGCATCGGGGTCAGCAAATCGGACGGTCAAGTCTTCGCCGCCAAGTCGGTGGATCGCGCCGCGTGTCTTCACGGTCAGCTGGAGTCACTGGAGAACGAAATTCGGATTCTCCGGTCGCTCTCCTCGCCGCACGTCGTCAAGTACCTCGGAGACGACGTGTCGTGCGACACAACCAGTTCCACGGCGTCGTTTCGGAATCTCCACATGGAGTACTTGCCAGGTGGCACCGTCGGTGCCGACGTGGACGAAACGACGTTGCGTTCTCGCACCTGGTGTGTCGTTTCGGCGCTGAGGTACGTCCACTCGAGAGGCATTGTTCACTGCGACGTCAAAGGGAAGAATGTCCTGGTGGGCCCCGCTCTCGACCAAGCCAAGCTGGCCGATTTCGGTTCGGCGATGGTGCTTTCCGACCACACGTGTACGGGCCCGATCGTTCCACGCGGAAGCCCGCTGTGGATGGCACCGGAGGTAATTAACCGAGAATATCAGGGGCCGGAGTCCGACGTCTGGTCTCTGGGCTGCACGGTGATCGAGATGGTAACCGGAAAGCCTGCGTGGGAGGATCGCGGGGTGGACACGCTGGCTCGAATTGGGTTGTCGGGCGGGTTGCCCCGGTTCCCGAACCAGTTGTCGGAAACGGGTCGCGATTTTCTCGAGAAGTGTCTTATGAGAGACCCGAAGGAGCGATGGAGCTGCGATCAGCTGCTGCAGCATCCATTCTTGGCTTCCGTGTCGCCCAATGCGGTCGCCGACTCGTCGCCTCGCTGCGTGCTCGACTGGGTTAACTCCGAGTTCGGAGATGATCACGAGGAGGACGAGGAGGACTGCGAGGCTTCTGCGAGGGAGCGGATTGGTAAATTGGCGACGAATACAGGGGCAAATTGGGAATCAGATGGATGGACTGCGGTGAGGGGCACGGACTGTTGCAAAGTAGAAGTAGAAGCAGATGGCGCGAGTTCGTGTGAGGAAGGGACAAGTTGGGAATATTCAGATGTAAGAGCGGTAGATTTGGAATGTGAAAAATTCGGTGGCTGTGATTCAGTGGAGCGGGCACGTAATTATTACTGTGACGGTGGGAGGTGCGCGGCGGTTGGCTCCAGCGGTTGGTGTGGGTGGAAAAGGGAATGTTTGGCGGTGGAGAGAGTAGGGATAAGAAGGTCTTGTGGCAGCTTGTGTAATTTGTGTAGAAGCAtgttatttctatttttatattctttgGTAATATTCatgaataaattattaattatttttatttgttatattGTCGGGTTTGGTTCATAA
- the LOC117630727 gene encoding probable protein phosphatase 2C 25: MSCSVAVSNSPVFSPPSSLFCNKSSMITPSPETLTLATSSSSSDAMVSCSSPSSPFRLRIPKPLSGFSGSGPGSPVTQLKRKRPAKLYIPVVSSSFGDAPAMESPGARREVVEADREGHYYVSCKRGRREALEDRYSATLNLQGDPKQAIFGIFDGHGGAKAAEFAAENLAKNILNEAVRRDDDEIEEAVKHGYLNTDSDFLKEDFRGGSCCVTAVIRNGNLVVSNAGDCRAVLSTGGAAEALTCDHRPSREDEKVRIENLGGFVDSSHGVWRINGSLAVSRGIGDRHLKQFVTPEPETTVVRIKPEHEFLIMASDGLWDKVSNQEAVDVVRPSWLGIDGQPLLACKKLVELSASRGSCDDISVMVVPLGLYV, encoded by the exons ATGTCGTGCTCCGTCGCGGTTTCGAACTCGCCGGTGTTTTCGCCGCCATCGTCTCTGTTCTGCAACAAATCGTCTATGATCACTCCGTCACcagaaaccctaaccctagcgacgtcgtcgtcgtcgtcggaCGCGATGGTTTCATGTTCATCTCCGTCGTCGCCGTTTCGGCTTCGGATCCCGAAGCCTCTGAGCGGGTTTTCAGGTTCGGGTCCGGGTTCTCCGGTCACGCAGTTGAAGAGGAAGAGGCCGGCGAAGCTTTATATTCCGGTGGTGTCATCGAGCTTTGGGGATGCTCCGGCGATGGAGTCTCCGGGGGCGAGGAGAGAGGTTGTTGAGGCAGACAGAGAAGGGCACTATTATGTGTCCtgtaagagaggaagaagagaggcTTTGGAGGATCGGTACTCTGCTACTCTTAATCTTCAAGGTGATCCCAAACAG GCAATTTTTGGTATATTTGATGGGCATGGAGGTGCAAAAGCTGCTGAGTTTGCAGCAGAGAACTTGGcaaagaatattttaaatgaaGCTGTGAGGagggatgatgatgaaatCGAGGAAGCGGTCAAGCATGGTTACCTAAATACAGACTCTGATTTTCTTAAAGAGGATTTTCGTGGTGGATCATGCTGTGTGACTGCTGTGATCAGGAATGGTAACCTTGTTGTGTCTAATGCCGGCGATTGCCGTGCTGTCTTGAGCACAGGAGGTGCTGCTGAGGCTCTCACATGTGATCATCGGCCATCAAGGGAAGACGAGAAAGTCAGAATTGAGAACTTG GGTGGCTTTGTTGATTCAAGCCATGGTGTTTGGAGAATTAATGGATCTCTAGCTGTATCTAGAGGAATTGGAGATAGGCACCTTAAACAATTTGTAACACCAGAACCAGAGACCACAGTGGTTAGAATCAAACCTGAACACGAGTTCTTAATCATGGCTTCAGACGGATTATGGGATAAG GTTAGCAACCAGGAAGCAGTGGATGTTGTTCGTCCTTCATGGTTAGGCATTGATGGGCAACCTCTGTTGGCTTGTAAAAAGCTGGTAGAACTATCTGCATCACGAGGCTCTTGCGATGATATTAGCGTGATGGTAGTCCCCTTGGGGCTCTACGTATGA